GTCGCCGCGCACATGGACGACGCGGGTGTGGTCGTCGCCCATCATGGCGCGAATGCCGTCGATCAGCGCGTCGGGCGTCGTTTCATCGGCGCCGAGAGAGACTTTGCCCTCCTTGCCGACGGTGACGACGATCGGGTCCTTCTGGTTGATCGGCGCGGCGGAGCTGGCTTGCGGCAGATTGACCTTCACGCCCTTGGCGAGCAGCGGGGCCGTGACCATGAAGATGATCAGCAGCACGAGCATGACGTCGACGAGCGGCGTCACGTTGATGTCGGCGAGCGGCTGGTAGAGGTCGTTATTGCCTTTGAAGCGGGACGGCATGGCCATGTTACGCGGCCTCCTTCTGCGACTGCCGACGGGCGGCCGACTGGCTTGTCATGCGCAGAGCCTCGTCCTCGATGTAATGGGCGACCTGCTGGCCGAGACGGGAGAAGGCGGCGCCGATGCGGTTGTAGCCCACCGAGGCCGGAATGGCGGCGGCGAGGCCGTAGGCCGTGGCGGCGAGCGCTTCCGCAATGCCCGGCGCGACGACCGCGAGGCTGGTGTCCTGCGACTGGGCGATGCCGGCGAAGCTCGTCATGATGCCCCAGACCGTGCCGAACAGGCCGACGAAGGGCGCGACGGAGGAGATCACGGCAAGGTTCGGCAGGCCGCCTTCCGCCTTGGTGAGGAACTCGCGCGCCGCGCGGCTCATATTCTCGGCGATGCGTTCGCGCTTGTCGCCGGTGGTCTCGTCGGGGAGGTCGAGAGCGAGGGATTCGCGGCCGGCGACGGCGATCGGCTCGAGCAGGCCGACGGGGCCGCCCGCGCGGGCCTCCTTCGTGGCCTTGGCGATGCGGATGACCGCTGTCGTCCCTTCGACGATCAGAACCCAGGTCCAGACGGAGGCGAGGAGCAGCATCGCCATGACGACCTTGCCGACCGGGCCGGCGTTCATAAACATGGCGAGCGGAGAAAGCGACGTATGATCCATGGAACTCACTCATCTTCGACGACACGCGCGCATATTTGGCGCGACGGCTGCGTCTGATTTGATTTTATTGTTGTGATCCAGACGCGGAAAGGCGCCCCTGACCGGTCATTCTCCCGCATGCGCCCGACGGGGCCGGCACGGGGGCGCCGATCGGAAAATTTCTAGGCTGGCGGCGGCGCCCGGGCGCCATGCGCGTATCGAGATGAATTGTTCTTCGGCGCGGCTCCGCCCGCGACAAAATAATGGACGGGCTTCGGGACCGGAATCCGCCCCGCGGCCGCCGCGACGCGTTCCGGAAGCACGGCCGCCGCGGCGCTCGCCGCGAGGCAGCACGGGCAGCGGTGCTTGCCCGCATGATTGCTTCCCGGCGCCTTGCCGCCCGCGGCGTCGGCGCGCTGCGTCACATGACGCTTGAAGCAGGCGAAGAGTCCGGCGCTCGCCTGCGCGTTGTTCTTGAAGACGAGGTTTGCGGGGTTGGCTATCGCCGCATTGGACGCGGCGACGTTGAACATCAGCGCCCATACGGCGACGATCGCGATCGCCGCCCGTATTTTTCCGCTGATGTCCCGCAACTGTGACATAAAAGCCTCTTAATGGATTTTTTAATCTTTGACAACGCGAGCGACCTTGGAAAGCCGCGACTCCGACGGCAAAGTGACTTGGTCGCAGAACTAAGGTTAATTTCGTAAAGGCCTGAAATTGCTGCGGCGCCGAGAGGCGTCCCGTCATGGCGCCGAACGGTCTTTCAAATTCATCGCCGGGCGGCTCATGCGCAAAAGGCTCCTCGCATCGCTGATTGTCTGCGTCGCTTTGCTGACGCAGCTCGGCGCGTCCTTGTCGGACGCGGCGGCGGCGCGGGGCTATGTTCGTTGTCATATGGCGGTCGCGGCGTCCGCGTCCGTTTCGGCCGTGGAGTCCGCTGCGGAGAAAGCCGCGCCCGCGGGCGTTCCGGCCGGCGC
The nucleotide sequence above comes from Methylocystis parvus OBBP. Encoded proteins:
- a CDS encoding ExbD/TolR family protein translates to MAMPSRFKGNNDLYQPLADINVTPLVDVMLVLLIIFMVTAPLLAKGVKVNLPQASSAAPINQKDPIVVTVGKEGKVSLGADETTPDALIDGIRAMMGDDHTRVVHVRGDTEAVYGEVVAVMDKLATNGITHIAIMTNSRSKTGAAAKGAAPAAGAPAPAAGGVK
- a CDS encoding MotA/TolQ/ExbB proton channel family protein encodes the protein MDHTSLSPLAMFMNAGPVGKVVMAMLLLASVWTWVLIVEGTTAVIRIAKATKEARAGGPVGLLEPIAVAGRESLALDLPDETTGDKRERIAENMSRAAREFLTKAEGGLPNLAVISSVAPFVGLFGTVWGIMTSFAGIAQSQDTSLAVVAPGIAEALAATAYGLAAAIPASVGYNRIGAAFSRLGQQVAHYIEDEALRMTSQSAARRQSQKEAA